The genomic window AGCTCAGGGGAGGCGCCTGATTACCTGCTCCCAGCCCCATCTAGACCTTCTTGCCCCGGCCCTGGGCCCACCTGGCCTCCCCCTCCTGTCTGCTCTTCTCCATCCTGAGCTCCTGGTAGGACCAGACGGGAAGGGCCAGGCTGCAGTGCCCTGCAGGCCTGGGCTCAGGCTCGCACTGGCTGGGGGGTGAGGGCGTCTTAGAGAGGAGGATCTTGGGGGGCCGGGGTCTGGGGCTGGAACTGTCCCTGGGCCGTAGCCACTGAGGGCACAGGTTCAATATGCCCTGAGGGCTCTGGTAAGGGACAAGAAGCCCGGGTTCGGGGACTGCCTGGGGGGGCCGGGGCActaggggaggggctggggcattGCCTAGCAGCTCTGGCACAGATGCGCTCCGGGTGCCCAGTGCCGGTGGGTGGTCGGGACAGAGGGTGCGGCAGGCAGTGGTGAGGAAGGGGCTGGCCAGGCTGGTGGTGACCGTCACAAAGTGGTCCAGGACTCCGCCCTCCtgaggaggggcctggggggaggggagcctcAAGGCGGCCTGCAGCCGCTCTAGGAGGGTCGGGGGGGGCCCGGGTGTGGGCCACAAGGCCGCGCAAGGCAGGCCCCTCGGGCTGGTACCCGCGGCTGAGCTGCTCGGCGCAGGGCCGCCGCAGCAGCTGCCGGATCCTCCGCCCCGTGTGGAAGCTGTCGGTCAGCACCGCCCACTCCAGGGCCGTCCTGCCCTGAGCGGGATCCACCGCTGTGGGGTCAGCACCTGGAGGGGCACGGATTGTGGTGCAGGTGGGACAGGGATTGACAGTTCGTGCAAGGGCAGAATCTTCCGCAGCAGGACTGGTTTGGGTTAGATTCAAAACTACAGGCTCGGGAacggatgcggctcaagtgattgggctaccgcctaccacatgagtgGTCCCAGTTCccttcccggtgcctcctggagaaggtgagctggtacAGCAGGAaggcacagcgagctgacgcaacgaaagagacacaaagaggaaaaacaatgagagacacaacgagccagggagcagaggggctcaggtgattgagcgcctctcttccacatgggaggtcccaggttcggttccggtgcctcctaaagagaagctgagcagacagcaaatggacacagagagcggacagggAGCACAAacaactgggtgggggtggggggataaataaaataaatcttaaaacaaaaacaaaaacaaaaccccaataGGCTCCAGCCCTGCTGTGGCTGGAAAGCCAGTCTTGCAACCTCCTAtttaagagatgaagaaactgaaggcCAGAGAGGGGGAAAGATTTCAGGAAGACCTACGGGGGGTCTCCAACCCTAGAGCAGAGCAGGGGGCCGTCCGGAATCCCGGAGCTGCCCAGAGGGGTGGTCTGCAGGTTGTCCAGGGCAGCCCCGAGGTGCACCCCTGCGGCAGGTGTGGGGTTCCACTGGCCCCCTCTCCTGTCTCTGCATCACCAGCCCCTCCAATCCCAAGAGGCGTGGCATCACGCTAAAGCAAGGAGGGCTGCACAGTTTCCTCCCTTCTCACCCGAGCCCCTCCTggtagggtggggaagggagaagcCAGAGGCTGGGGTCCCCCAGGTGACCAGCAGAAGGCAGCCCCCCCCCCTTGGCAAATAACCAGGACCTGCGATGTTGTGCTCAGCGTGGACTGCATCCCAGAGCTCCTCGGGGCCACAGGCCTCAACTCCACCTCACTGTGTGCCCTGAAGCCCTGACTTGTCAGAGCTGGAAGTCACCCAGAGAAAGCcatctgaggcccagagaaagaCGCCttctgcccagggtcacacagcagcAGGGCCAGGACTAGAACCTTCCAGATACTAacactttttttgttttaggttgtCCAGTGGGTCGAGGTTATTGTCCTAAGCTTTCTGGGTCAGCCATTCACATTGTAAATGGAGCTATCAAGCGCTGGACTTTGTGGATTGGGAGAAGCCCGAAGCACattcccctcctccaggaagtctgcCGAGGTTGTCGCTGGGATCCCCCTTCTCCGCCCCTCCCCTCTCCGCGACTGGAAGAGCTGATCCAGCTTCCAGAGGGGAGGCCTGGGGGCGGGACTGgaggccccgccccgggcccccgCCGCGCGCACCTGCCATGAGGAGCGCAGCCGCGCACTCGGCGCGGTCCCGCAGGGCGGCTTTCATCAGCGCCGTGAGCCCTCGCTGGTCGCGGCGCTCCAGGTCCACACCCGCGTAGTAGTTGAGCAGGAGACTCACCACGGGCGCGTGGCCTGCAGGGCGCCCAGAAGAGGGGCAGTGAAGCCCCACCCGCACCCGCACCCGCCGCGGCCCAGCCGGGGGTGGGAAAAGCCGAGCGCGCGCGGGCCGGGGCTCGGGCAGGATTAGGCGGTCGAGCGGGGGCTGGGAGCCGCCGCACACACCTGCTTGCACCGCCAGCATCAGGGCGGTGTCCCCCTCTTTGTCCTGTTGGTTCACGTCGAGGTGAGGACAGCGGCTGAGCAGGGCCACGACGCCCGCGAAGCCACGGCAGCAGGCCACCATGAGACCTgtctggggcagggggcagctcaGCCCCTGCTCTCGTTTCCAGGCTCTCCCCGGGGTCCCCCACCTGCCCCATGCCCGTCCCAGCCTGTGGcttcccaccctcaccccctgtCCTCCTCCTGAGGACCCGGACAGGGGGTGTTGACCCTGAGACTCTCGCCGGAGCCCGCGGGGCGGGCGCGGTGGGCACGCCGAGCTGCCCGCGGCTGTCCCGGGCAGGCCCCGGCTTCCTCGCCCTCCCGTTGCCGTCCACCTGCGCGGCCTCCTCTGGCGACAGCCCACCGCCATCCAGCATGCCTCGGAGCTGGCCGGGGGTCGTTGCGGGCACAGGCCCAGTACAGGGCCCCCGGCCTGCAGCCCGGGCCAGGGGTCTCACTGCTCGGGCAGGGCAGTGCCGCaggcgcccccggcccgccctcgCGCAAGGGCAGCTCCTCCGCGTCCAGCCCGGACGAGAAGGCGAGGCCCGCTCCTACTGCAGCTGGCACCTGGGACACAGAACGGGGGCAGCCGTGGCTCTCAGCCTCCCAGGGCCCCAGCGCCCCAAGTCCACCCCTGCCCACCTCTGATGGGGCGTCTTGCCCCGTCCACCGTCTTGCCCCGTCCACCGGGACAGGCCGGAGCCTGACAGGGTCCCTGGTAGGTCCGGATCCTGGGGAAATGCAGAGAgggccttttcttcttctgttcccCATGGGGCTTTTAACTGGGGGTTTGGGGGTCCCTTCGACGCAGTCATTGCTGGGGCGCAGTCTGCAGCCCACAGTCTCCCCGCAGACTCCTGGGAGTGGCTCGGGGTGACTGTCCCTCCCCAGGAGGCCGTGCAGGCAACAGATGGCAGAGTTAAGGGAAGGGCTGCTGCAAACCCCTCCCGCCTGGGACGGAGCAAGCCGGGCTGGGAAGGGATGGGCGCGCGGGGCGGGCACCCTCCTCGGGGGACCGAGAGCCGACAACGCGCGTCACAGCCGGGCGGGCTGCGGCCGCTCCTCCCCCTGGCCCCGGAGACTCGCCCTTCACAAACGCCCTGGGgaggtgcgggggggggggggggggaaggggggggggcatGGGGCCTTCCAGCCTAGCTCCGCAGCCTGTGCAGGAGCCGGGCTTGGTGAGGGGTGTTGGTGCGAAGAGGGATCACCTGGACCTGTTTTTTGAGTTTCCGgggaaattttcatttgttttgtttgttttagactttttgaattaaagttaatagatcacaaagaacgttacattaaaaaaacataaaagtaaataaaaaacataagaggttcccatataccccactccccaccccccaccccatcatttttataaattgtattttttttgaagatatatacatcacaaaaaaatgttacattaaaaaatatatgaggttcccgtataccctgcacccccacaccccacacctcccacaccagcaacctctcCCCTCATCGTGGCACACTcgtcgcactcggtgaacacattttggagctctgctgcaccacgtggataatagtttaccctgtagttcacactctcccccagtacattcagtgggttatggcaggatgtataaagtctggggaaattaaaacatgaaGAATTAGCAGATTAGGGGTACAGAAATTATGATATATTAAATGTAATGGATTAGTTTTGAACCTCAGGTGTAGAGAATTGAGGCAATGGTATTCCTGTTTATCTCACTCCTACCATCAGACTCTACAAGACCTcttgttgtctttttcttttttaaattattttatttgttcctcccccctccctccattgtctgctctctgtctattcactgtgtgttcttctgtgtctgcttgtattctcattaggcagctctgggaaccgatcctgggaccttccggagtgggggaGAAGTAATCATTCTCTttcgccacctcagctccctggtctgctgagtctcttattgtctctcctctgtgtctctttttgttgcgtcatcttgctgtgtcagctgtgtggaccagcactccgtgtgggccagctcgcctcacgggccagcctgccttcaccaggaggccctgggcattgaaccctggacctcctatgtggtagacatgagcccaattacttgaaccacatccatttcccttatttttctttattctattctCTTCCATCTCCTATCCCCACTCTCCTACTCCTCCCTTCCTTTATCAGTCGGCTCTTATGTGGAAACGTACATTTTATTGGAAAACATAGtgttgctttgtgtgtgtgtgtgtgtgcgtgtgtatttgaggtaccagggctagggattgaatCCGGGAACTCGTATGTGGGaatctggcactcaaccactgcgccacatgggctcccctgatttggttttttcatttgttttgcttgttgtttctttttttattttgtttgtttgttttcggaggcactggaactgtgggaaacaggctctcaaccgcttgagccacatccccttccccatatattttttattgttatccTATGAAATGTGCTacagagttctttttcttttttttacaaccAGTGCTGTGTTTTAAAGATCTACCCTTGTTGCTTTATATCCATTGTAACGGTTTGTAAGCAAAAGCTGACCTCAGGAGTGGGTGGCTATTATAGATTGGCTGCACAATATCAATCTgaaactccctttagtgtttcttctAAACTGCAGGAGCTGGAAAGCTAAAACTACACTTCCCAGAATCCCTTGAGCTGGGAATCTGTGATTTAGGTTCTGCCAAACAGATGCTCTTGTGCAACACATAAATTTGGAACAGAGCTAAATGTCACGAGACATCCGTTTTGCCATCACAGATCATGACAGAAGTTTTGAGGCTCTGTGGTGAGCAACTTCCTGACTCATCAGCTTCCTGTAGTAATAACTACTGTTTTCCCAAACATATGAGAAGCCATGtgactctcttttttctttttttttttaaagatttatttatttatttaattcccctccccctcccccggttgtctgttctctgtgtctatttgctgcatcttgtttctttgtccgcttctgttgtcctcagcggcacgggaagtgtgggcggcgccattcttgggcaggctgcactttctttcgcgctgggcgcctctccttatagggtgcactccttgcgcgtggggctcccctatgcgggggacacccctgcgtggcagggcactccttgcgtgcatcagcactacgcatgggccagctccacacgggtcaaggaggcccggggtttgaaccgcggacctcccatgtggtagacggacgccctaaccactgggccaagtccgtttcccccatgtGACTCTCAAAGCTGGGAATTGCTCTTGGACCTAGAGCCTGCTTCTCCATCCTTTTCTGTTCAAACTAGCTGAATTTGTTTCTGTTGACTGCAATTAAACAACTGATCCAAGTTGCTTAAACAAATAGGGATTTGTTTTTTTCACATAAGATAAAAGTTCAGATATTAAAGGCTGTTGGTGTTGATTGAGCAGCTTGATGTCAGGACCTTTTCTGGGAGtctcttgtcttttcctcatGGCCACAAAAAGGCCACTGAACCTCCAGCCATCACATCCATTTTCCAGGCAGGAAGAagtggggaaaaagaaagaggtaaaaaggTGCACACTGcgtcttttatcaagaaagcagggaagcggacttggcccagtggttacggcgtccatctaccacatgggaggtctgcagttcaaaccccgggcctccttgacccatgtggagctggctcatgcacagtgctgatgtgcgcaaggagtgccctgccatgcaggggtgtcccccgcataggggagccccacgtgcaaggagtgcaccccgtaaggagagctgcccagcgcgaaagaaaatgcagcctgcccaggaatggcaccgcacacatggagagctgatacagcaagatgacgcaacaaaaagaaacacagattcccgtgccgctgacaacaacagacaaagaatatgcagcaaatagacacagagaacagacaactggggctggggcgggggcagggcgggcgggggggacagggagagaaataaataaatcttaaaaaataaaaaaaaaggaaagcaaagattTTCCCAGGAACCCTGCCCATCAGATTACTGCTTGCGTTTCATTGGCCAGAGTGGTGTTACATGATCACACTCACCTAAAAGGTGACTAGAGAGAAGGGGGCTTGTGGAGAGGGACTGTGTCAGCTAATCAACAATGCCTGACACATAATCTGGTAAATCTCTTCTAACTGCTACCTAGAATTCCATAGTGGGCCTGAACCACATTTTACTGATCCTCTCTTCTAGTGATGGATGCGTGGTTGCCTCCAACTTCCTGCCACTACAAATAATGCTGTAATgaacatctgtagcagtttgatgtggttatgaattccaaaaatagatattggattatgtttgtgatctggtctgtactgGCGTGATTAAgctataattagggctttgactgggccatgtcattaggtcTTGAGTCTGCAccgtgtggggactcacagataaaggcatggcaaaggacagagg from Dasypus novemcinctus isolate mDasNov1 chromosome 12, mDasNov1.1.hap2, whole genome shotgun sequence includes these protein-coding regions:
- the ANKRD33 gene encoding LOW QUALITY PROTEIN: photoreceptor ankyrin repeat protein (The sequence of the model RefSeq protein was modified relative to this genomic sequence to represent the inferred CDS: inserted 2 bases in 1 codon; deleted 1 base in 1 codon); translated protein: MAGPSRERPPAGYRSTVPVESNLQDASKKEGLRLGVEGEERADGSNYSADPPPPVARGRKISVRVQAGPQRPGRLQVLKAPKIFRVPAAVGAGLAFSSGLDAEELPLREGGPGAPAALPCPSSETPGPGCRPGALYWACARNDPRQLRGMLDGGGLSPEEAAQVDGNGRTGLMVACCRGFAGVVALLSRCPHLDVNQQDKEGDTALMLAVQAGHAPVVSLLLNYYAGVDLERRDQRGLTALMKAALRDRAECADPTAVDPAQGRTALEWAVLTDSFHTGRRIRQLLRRPCAEQLSRGYQPEGPALRGLVAHTRAXPPTLLERLQAALRLPSPQAPPQEGGVLDHFVTVTTSLASPFLTTACRTLCPDHPPALGTRSASVPELLGNAPAPPLVPRPPQAVPEPGLLVPYQSPQGILNLCPQWLRPRDSSSPRPRPPKILLSKTPSPPSQCEPEPRPAGHCSLALPVWSYQELRMEKSRQEGEARWAQGRGKKV